In Methanothermococcus thermolithotrophicus DSM 2095, one DNA window encodes the following:
- the yjjX gene encoding inosine/xanthosine triphosphatase, which translates to MFDSKVCEICGKPAKTYLFGSFLCDDNECMEKARMLRGGPAGHKLRVVSVGSKNPVKIKAVEEAMLKTIGNVLVVGVDVESGVSEQPIGFKETCRGAINRAKNAMEKNPALYSIGIEAGLVELCSDTEVGSLQEGKYMDIHVCVVYDGLDFTVGTSQGFQLPKELVKEMKKGTECSSVAEKIYGIENIGQKNGVIGYLTDDNIKRIDLCRDAVIMAMIPRMTRNVKLDF; encoded by the coding sequence ATGTTCGATTCTAAAGTGTGCGAAATATGTGGAAAACCCGCTAAGACTTATTTATTTGGAAGCTTTCTCTGTGATGATAATGAGTGTATGGAGAAGGCTAGAATGCTAAGGGGAGGTCCTGCAGGTCATAAGTTAAGGGTGGTTTCTGTAGGAAGTAAAAACCCTGTTAAAATCAAAGCAGTTGAAGAGGCCATGTTGAAAACAATTGGTAATGTACTTGTTGTAGGTGTTGATGTTGAAAGTGGAGTTTCAGAACAACCAATAGGCTTTAAAGAAACCTGTAGAGGTGCAATAAATAGGGCAAAAAATGCAATGGAAAAAAACCCTGCGCTTTATAGTATTGGTATAGAGGCTGGTTTAGTAGAGCTCTGTTCTGACACCGAAGTAGGTTCTCTTCAGGAAGGGAAGTATATGGATATTCATGTCTGTGTAGTTTATGATGGATTAGATTTTACCGTCGGAACGTCCCAAGGTTTTCAACTTCCTAAGGAATTAGTAAAGGAGATGAAAAAAGGAACCGAGTGTAGTTCTGTTGCAGAAAAAATATATGGAATAGAAAATATAGGACAGAAAAACGGAGTAATTGGATATTTAACAGATGATAACATAAAAAGGATAGACTTGTGCAGGGATGCGGTTATAATGGCCATGATACCTAGAATGACCAGAAATGTAAAACTTGATTTTTAA